The Dyadobacter sp. 676 DNA window CGTAATCATGACTTTCGAGAAACTGCGCAAGCTCCTGCCGAGCAAGTTGCTGCTCGTAGGCGACGGTCCCGAACGCCTGCGGATCGAGCGCTTGTGTAAAGACCTCGACATGCTTTCGGATGTGCGTTTCCTTGGCAAACTGGATGCGATAGAGGAGGTCCTTTCCGTGGCCGATCTTTTCCTGATGCCGTCCGAAACGGAGAGTTTCGGTCTTGCGGCACTGGAAGCCATGGCTTGCGAAGTGCCTATCATTACATCCAATGCGGGTGGCTTACCCGAGCTCAACGTACATGGCGTAACCGGTTTCCTGAGCAATGTGGGTGATGTAGAGGATATGGTCAGGCATGCGGCATACATTCTGGACGACGCCAACCTGCCGACATTCAAAGCGAACGCGCTTGCAAGGGCCCGTGAATTCGATGTAGCGAAGATTCTGCCGCATTATGAAGCGTATTACGAACGCGTGGTAGAAAACAGCAAGGCGGTCGATCTGGCGTAGCAACCGCTGGTAACCGTAAAGCGCCGCTCGATGCCCGGTTTCGTCTTTCATGCGGTTTTACTTATATTCGTGTGCTATTTATGCTAGGTTTACGTTATTGATTGAGGTAAAAAATTGTTGAAAGATGAAACTGGTATTTAATATATTATTCATATTCCTGCTCCTGATCGCATTCGTGCCGTTTTTCCGGCGCTTCCTTTTCCACTTATTGGTAGGCAGGCAATTGATCAAGCAACAGGAGAGAGCATACCGCGCGCAGCAGCAACAGGAGCGGGCCCGTACGAAGCCGGGCGGCATCCGGGTGGATAGCACACCGCCTAACGGCAACGAATCGTCCAGGTTCAAAGGCGGAGAGTATGTCGATTATGAGGAAGTGAAATAGAAAGTGGCGTTTTTCTTTTATGCTATAAGACAGAAAGCCCGGGTCGTCCCCGGGCTTTCTGCGTCGATCGGCTATTTTTAGCGGCTCAGGTAAAGATTCCTTTCGCCGTAAATTTTCTGGAAGAACTCATCTTCCAGGTCCTTGATAAAGTAAATCGCTTCGCCGGTCGATTTCATTTCGGGGCCGAGTTCCTTGTTCACATTTGGGAATTTGTTGAATGAAAATACAGGAATCTTGATCGCCCAGCCGTTTTTCTCAGGTTTGAAATTGAAATCTTTCACCTTCTTGTCGCCGAGCATCAATTTGGTAGCGAAGTTCACGTAAGGTTCCTTGTAGGCCTTGCAAATGAATGGCACGGTACGCGAAGCGCGAGGGTTAGCTTCGATCACATACACGACGCCGTTTTTCACGGCGAATTGTACGTTAATCAACCCTTTCACATTCATCGCCAGTGCTATTTTACGTGTATGTGCTTCGATCTGGCGGATTTCGTCCTCGGTCAGGTCGAATGGCGGCAATGCGGCGTGCGAGTCGCCTGAGTGGATGCCCGCAGGTTCGATGTGCTCCATTATGCCGATGATGTAAGCGTCTTCACCATCGCAGATCGCGTCTGCTTCCGCTTCCAGGGCACCTTCCAGGAAATGGTCGAGGAGGATATTGTTATCGGGAATATCGTGCAGGATTTTCACCACATGCTGTTCGAGTTCCTTCTCGTTGATGACGATCTTCATGCTTTGACCACCCAAAACGTAGCTCGGGCGGACCAGCAGCGGGAAGCCCAACATCCGGGAAAGTTCCACGGCTGCATCCGAGCTTCTTACAGTCCCGAATTTTGGATAAGGAATGCCGAGCTCTTCGAGTAACGATGAAAAACGTCCGCGGTCTTCGGCCCAGTCGAGCGAATGGTAGCTGGTACCGATGATTTTTACACCGTATTTGTCCAGCTTCTCGGCCATTTTCAGGGCAGTCTGGCCACCCAGTTGTACGATTACGCCTTCCGGCTTTTCGTGTTCGATAATATCGAACACATGCTCCCAGAACACCGGCTCGAAGTATAGTTTATCGGAAATATCCGGGTCGGTAGAAACCGTTTCAGGGTTACAGTTCACCATGATCGTTTCATAACCCGCCTCTTTGGCAGCCAATACACCGTGTACGCAGGAATAGTCGAACTCGATACCCTGACCGATGCGGTTAGGGCCCGAGCCAAGTACCATTACTTTCTTGCGGTCGCTTACAACCGACTCGTTATCAGGGAATTCCTGCGAAGTATTGAAAGTTGAGTAGTAATAAGGGGTTTTCGCTTCGAACTCGGCCGCGCAGGTGTCAACGCATTTATAAACACGCTTGATACCCAATGCCTTCCGGCGGTCGTAAACCTTGCTTTCTTTCGTGCCGAGCAGATGCGCGATCTGGCGATCGGCGTAACCTTTTTGTTTCGCGGTCAAAAGCAATTCTTTCGGCAGGTCTTCCAGATCGTATTTCTCGATTTCGTGTTCCAGCTCGATCAGCTCTTCGATCTGACGTAGGAACCAGGCGTCGATTTTAGTCAGATTCTGGATCGTTTTAAACGAAAGCCCGATCTTGAATGCGTCGTAAATGTGGAACAAACGGTCCCAGCTGGGATGTGCCAGGCTGTGCTTGATCGCCTCCTGGTCGCGCAGCTCGCGGCCGTCGGCTCCGAGGCCGTTCCGGCGGATTTCCAGCGACTGACATGCTTTTTGCAATGCTTCCTGAAAGTTCCGTCCGATACCCATCGCTTCACCCACCGACTTCATTTGAAGGCCCAGTGAGCGGTCGGCGCCTTTGAATTTATCGAAGTTCCAGCGTGGGACTTTCACGATCACATAGTCGATCGAAGGTTCGAAGAATGCGGAAGTGCTGCCGGTAATCGGGTTAATGAGCTCGTCGAGATTATAACCGATCGCCATTTTCGCGGCGATTTTCGCGATAGGATAACCGGTCGCTTTCGAAGCCAGCGCCGACGAACGCGATACCCGCGGATTAATCTCGATCGCGATGATCTTGTCGTCGGCGGGGTTCACCGAAAATTGTACGTTACACCCACCTGCGAATTTACCGATCCCGTCCATCATTTTGATGGCCAGGTCGCGCATCTGCTGGTACAGCGTATCGGGAAGCGTCATCGCTGGTGCGACCGTGATACTGTCGCCGGTATGCACGCCCATCGGGTCGAAGTTCTCGATCGAGCAGATTATAATGAAATTACCCTTGCTGTCGCGGAGCAATTCGAGTTCGTATTCTTTCCAGCCCATCACACTTTGCTCTACCAGTACCTCGTGTACGGGCGACGCGTGCAGGCCGTTATTAAGCGCTTTGTCGAAGTCTTCTTCTTTCTCCACAAATCCGCCTCCCGTACCTCCAAGGGTAAATGAAGGGCGAATTACCAGTGGGAAGCCGATTTCCTGGGCGATCTCTTTTCCTTCGAGGAAAGAGCGGGCAGTGCGGCCCTGGCACACGTTTACGCCCAATTCGAGCATTTTCAGACGGAATTTCTCCCGGTCCTCGGTGGTTTCAATCGCCTTGATATCCACCCCGATAATGTCCACGTCGTACTTTTTCCAGATTCCTGCCTTGTCACAATCGATTGCCAGGTTCAGCGCCGTCTGGCCTCCCATGGTAGGAAGTACGGCGTCGATGGGCCTGCCCATCGCCTTGTGTTTTTCAAGGATTTCAACAATATACTTCTTTTCCAGTGGCAACAGATATACATGATCTGCACTGATAGGGTCAGTCATGATTGTTGCAGGATTGGAGTTGATCAGAACTACCTCAATCCCCTCTTCGCGTAACGAGCGGGCCGCCTGAGAGCCAGAATAGTCAAACTCGCACGCCTGACCGATAACGATGGGACCTGAACCGATAATCAGAACGGAATTGATATTCGTATTTTTGGGCACAGTAAATGGTAATTTGTAGAAATGAAGGAAATACTTGAACAACTTTTGGCAGTTGCCTGACGATTTTGAGCAGGGGTACGTCCAAAAATTCCACAAAGTTAATCCTCATATCCGAAAATGGAGAGGTTGTGAGTTGAAATAACTGTAAAAATTTGAAATTGGCATGATAAACATTTGTATTACAGCTAATTGTGAAATTTCTTTCAGCTACTGAAATGGCGCAATGGCCGGAGCGGAGATGTCGAAGTCGCGCAAACGCAGCGGGACATTGCCGGAAGCGGCGAAGCGGGTGGGGGACGACAATTCGGGAATATTGCGGTAATAACCGAATCGTACCTGCAGCGTATTGAATGTAAGGTTTTCGTTGCGCAGACGTAACCCGAGCCCGTAACCCTGGTACAACGGACTTTCCCAAAGGTGAGGCACGCCATTGACCAACCCTAAATCGGCGAATACGAAATACGCGATCCGGAACCCCAAAAGGCTTTTGTCGGAGAAGAATACGGTTTCGGTACCGATAGTCAGTTTTTTTGTGCCGATGAGCCGGTCGTTGTTAATGCCCCGTATGCCCCTGTCGCCGCTGATATTGAGGTAATCGAGCGGGTCGCGGTTAATGCCCTTGGCAAACCGGATATTGACGAACTGCCGGAAGAAGCTGTACCGGAAAGGGATCAGATTACTGATGTAGGTTACCTCCCCGTTGATGACACCCTGCTGCGCTTTCCCGTTTTTTGAATACGACCCCAGATTGGCCAGCCCATAGAAATAACCAAGGTTGTGGGGCAGGTATTTGCCTGTCGCGAACTGGATGCCTCCGTAGCCGCGCGCACCGAATTCGGTATTCTCGCGGCCGACCGTCAGCGCAAAGAGGCTACCGACCGGGACGTCCTCCGTACGGCCGAAGCCGTAGATCAACACGTCCCGCTTATAGTTCCGGTTCGAAAATCCCAGACTGACGAGTGTGGCCGTGCGGTTCCAATAGTTTTTGTTGAGGTTCGGTGCTACTTCCGGGCGTTCGTCGTAATTGTACTTGTTATGCCTGAATGCGGTGACGATCCGTGAATTCTGCGCCAGTTTGCTGTTTGGAAAAGGGAATTTGAACGCCCGCCCGATCCAGAAATCATAGTATTTGTAATCGGTAAGGAGCAATGTCAGCGAGTCTTTCGATTGGAGCTCCCGTTTGACTTGCCTCGTGTTGTAATGCCCGACTTCCAGCGCACCTGCATATTTCGTCTCGGTCGTGATGAAGCGGCGATTGAAACGGATGGATTGCTCCCTCAGATCGCGTTCGAATATCAGGCTCGCCTGGGCGGTGATAAATGTTTTACCAATATAAGGAATCGTGTAGATGGCCCGGAACTGAAACTTCCCGTTTTTGGCAGTATCCTTCGAGTCCCACCGGATGGCCGTTCGCTGGGAATGCGTCGTCCCGCGGACGTTGATGTTTTCGAGCCCGACATTGAATTTGTTGAAAGAACTGAACCCGCCCGAGAAGTTGAGCGACCAGGAATCCTGTATGAGCACGACAATGTCGGCCATCCAGGTAACATCCTTCCGGGGTACGACGATGATACGGGCATCGACGAACATCCGGTTGGCACGCAGAAGGCGCTCCGTATCCTTTAAAACATGCGCCTGAATATCGTCGCCCTCCGAAAACAGCAGAAAAGAGCGCCGGATAATGCCCTCCCGTGTATTAGTATGCAGATTTTTACTTAAAAACCTTTCCAGCTGGTTTCCTTTCCTGGTCGTGTCGTAAACCGATTCGCCGAGGATATCGAGTTGCCGGATGTATATTTTCCGGATCACCATTCCTTCGTAGGGCGTGAATGGGTTGGTTTCGATCTCCTTGACTTCGGTGACTTTTCCCTGGTTGTATACGTCCCTGAACAGCAGCCGGTAGACAGCCCGCGAGAATTTGGTTTTCGACATCCGGGCTTTCAGATTGGTATAGCGGATACTGTCGCGGCTATGTACTTCCAGGCTGTCGGGGTTTTGGGCCGACGCGAAGAAAGAAAGCATCAGAAACAACAGCAAATATCTGCACATGGGCTATCCGGGATCCAAATCAACTGTCTCTTAACGCAAACGCACCCAGGGGAGGTATAGCCGCCACGGAACTTACTCGCGGTTAGCCTCGATAAGCGCCTTCGCGGTTTTGTCCGTCTCGCTCGGCGCCGGCGCATTTTTCATCGCGAACTTGCCGTTCGGCCTGACAATGGAAAAGGTGGCGAGTTCCAGCGGGTTCAGGCGGAACAGCAAATCCATCGCCTGGGAGTCGGTCAGCGACATATGGAGGCCTTTCAGCCTGTGCCTGACGATATATTGCCTTAAAAGCGCTTCGGAAGTGATGTTATCGTCGGCTGCTAGGTGCAAGTACAAAAAGACGACATTGTCCGGTAACCGGGCCTGTAATGCCGGGATATGATCGAGCTCCTCGCGGCTTTTGGCATCATCCATATTCCATTTTGCGATGTATACGGTTTTTCCCTTCAATCCGTCGAGAATGCCGTTGAGCCACGCATTGCCTCTGTCGTTGGATGCACTCAGGTAATATCCCGGAAGTGCCTCCACGGGTTCGGTCCGCACGTTTTTGAACTCCACGAGCTTCCGGATATCGGTGCTGTCCTTCACTTCAAGCCGGACGATTTCATCCAGCGATTGCTTAAACTGCGGGATTCCCGTTCTCGACTGGATATGGTTGCTCAGCAGCAACTGCTGCGGGTAGGTATATTTATAAAGGTTTTTGGCGAGATAACGTACCCTCAGAAAATCGGTGGCCGTGCTATCGAACAAATCGCCATAAATGCGGCTTTCGCGTTCGTAATTAAACAGGAGGTTCAAAACCATCTCATTGCGGGCGAAGAGCTTGTTCATGAAATCGAGCTCGCCTTTTTCCGCCAATCCGTTCGAATTGATCTGGTTCAAATGCTGCCGCTCTTCGGCGGAAAGATTTTTGGAATTATCGCGGATCAATGCAGCCATCAGCTTGACAGGCAAGGAGTTGGTTCGACTCGGATTGTCGAATTTTTTACCTTCCACGAGCAAATCCGCGTAGTTGCCAAAGCGGTTTGCCCAAAGTACCCGCTGGCCGGTAAGCGGTGCTTTGTCGAGCCTTTTCAGGCTGTCGAGCAGGCTTTTGCCGACCTGATACTGGTTGCTTAAAGCGTGTTCAAACAAAATCTGCAACTGCTCTTCGTCCGTAACGGACTTGATCCAGTGGTATAATACCGGCGAAGTAACCGTATTCTGTGTCGCGGCTTTAACAGATCCCAAACGGAGCTCGCTGCGGCCTTCGGCGGCAAATCGCGCGTCGGACGGGCTCTTATCCCAGAACGTCCTGAAAAAATCGGTCCCCAAAGTCCGGCTGCTGTTCAATCGCTGGTTCTCGGCTGCCAGGTACAGTGGATATTGATTGTTGGCATCGGCATTGACCCCGGCGAAATAAAAGAGCTTTTTGGCCCTGCCGATAGAATCGCCGTCGAAGGTAATCTCCACGGTTCCCGGCGATCCCAGGAATGTGGTAAATGCCTTGCCGCCATAATCGAGGTAAATTTCTTCCTGCGGGAACAACATCGGTAACGACACACGGAAAGTGCCGTCGGCCTGCAAATCCGCCTGTTTGCTCAATTCGGACTGTGCTTGCAGGATATTGTTCCGCGAAAACGTGATGAACGGGGCTTGTCTGTAAAGCCTTCCGTTGAGGTTATTGACGCGGCCTTTGATAATAAGTGAATCGGTAACGGCAAATGCCGAATGCAATGAACCGAGAAAGAGGGCCGTCAGTATGATGAAGCGCATGCGGGTGATCATTAAAATTTGGTAACGAAAAATAACGAGGCTTTTTCTCGCAACCAAATATGTATGATTTTTTGCCCTTATACACTAAAAACATACCTTACACCCTGTCGGGATCATTTCCCGGTTCGAGCGTCTTGCCGTCCCCGTAACGGACGTAAATGCCATGGTACCTTTCCTGGGCGTCATAATCCTTGCGGAGCGGGTGGCCTTCCCAGTCCTCGGGGAGCAGAATGCGCCGCAGATCCGGATGGTTTTCAAAAAGAATGCCCATCAGGTCGTAAGCCTCCCGCTCGTGCCAGTCGGCGGTGCGCCAGATATGACTGACGGTCGGCACCGATGGCAATGCATTTCCAGCGGTATTTCGTGGAAAGACGGTTTTAAGCGTAATGTTGAGGCCGTAGGGAATGGATGTGATGTTATAGATCAGCTCCATGGTGTCGGCAGCGGCACCGTTGTCGATGGCCGTAATGCAGGCGAGGTAATCGAAATACAACCTTTCATCTTCGTGCAAAAACCGGCAGACAGCCGCAATGCCCTCCGTTGGCACGATCAATATCGGCTGGGGATTTTTCGTATCCGCCCCAAAGGTGTATTCGGGGAACCGATTGGTGATAATATCGGCGATTTCCTGAAAAGTCATAAAGGGAATTAAGATAAAACGGTTTTCCGATCCGCGGCTTCCATTTCAAGGAACAATTCGGGTACCGCCTCCTGTTTGCCGCGGATTTTTTCCTGCAATTTCATGAAGCCACCAATGAGGGCTTCTGGCCGGGGCGGGCATCCGGGTACATATACATCAACAGGTATGATGCGGTCGACGCCTTTCACCACGTGGTAACCGTGCTCCCAGTAAGGCCCTCCGCAGTTGGAACAGCTTCCCATCGAAATGACGTACCGCGGCTCGGGCATTTGCTCGTAAAGCCGGCGGATACGGTCGGCCATTCTAAAGGTCACGGTCCCCGCCACGATCATCACGTCCGACTGCCTCGGCGAAGGCCGGGGCATGATCCCGAAACGTTCCAGGTCGTAGTTGGCCGCGTAGGTGGCCATCATCTCGATCGCGCAGCAGGCCAAACCGAAACCCATGGGCCATAATGACGATAACCTGGCCCAGTTCAGCAGGTCCTCGGCATTGGTCAGTATAATGCCGCCGTCACCGGTTTTGATTCGTTCACTCATTTATTTCTTTCCGGGAAGTCGTTTGGTATGGATATTGCATTTCAATGCGTATTCCCACGTAAAACTAACCATATTTGGCAAGAATCGGTTTCAGTTTCCGTTACAAAACCACTACAACACTTCAACCTTATGAAACACAAATTACTCGTCAGTTTCCTGCTTTCGGCATTTTTTACAGGAAGCGCCTCCGCGCAATCCGACTCCACCGTCCGTATCTTCAAAACCGGAATGGCGGTCTACGCCGAATTTGGCCTGTTACCCAACAACAAAACATTGCGCGACCAGCTTTCGCGCTTGCAGGTAAAGCCTTTTACATCTTTTATGGGAAACCTGGTGCTCGCCCGCCGCACCGAATCCGACCGATGGTTTTCCGAAGCCAGGATCATCATTATGAACAGTACCAACTACACTTCCGACCGTGACGTACGAAAGGCGTATCTTCATGGGCTGGGAATCGGTACCGATGGCGGCCCAAAACTTGTGAACAATGCACGGTGGAACGTAACGATACCGCTTGGCGCCGATTTTATGTTGTACAGAATGAATATTAAAAGCAATGCTTCGGTTTCCGCCCAGCAATTGCTCAACAATCCGGCGGCGTATCAGGCCGTGAAGTTGTATACCGGGAATATAAATCTGCACGGGGGGATCGGGGTCGATTATAAAATGGATTTTCTGCCCAAAATTCACGAAAAAGTCTACCTGAGCGGCAAGCTGACCTACCACCAGCCCATTCTGGGACGAAGGAAGTGGAAGGGCGACAACGTAACGGTCGACGATTTATCCAGGCTGAAAGTGAACCAGATTTATGCGCAAATAGGCCTAGTGTTCTTTCCGCGGCCACACATGAAAAAGTGGGGCGGAATGCACTAGCTATGCTCCTTTCTTCTCCGCAAGCAGCGCGCGCAACTGGTTTTCAAGGATTTTGATATAGGTGTCCTTGTCGGTGTCACTCAACGACTCCGCAGAAAAATGGCCGGGAGGCTTTGCCTGCACGAGTTCCCGAACGGGCTGGTCGGACAGGAGGTCGGGGACCGTGCTGTTCAGGATTTCGGCGAGCCGCCTGAGGGTATTGACCGTCGGCGCCTCGACCCCGGTTTCGAGATTGTGGTATTGCTCTTCGCTGATTTCGAGCGACGACGCCATCTGGGTTGCCGACAAACCCTTTTTTCCCGCTTCGCGCGCAGGTTTTTTGCGAAAGCCTCCATATTGTTTTGTTGATGATGACGGACTTTGTAACAAGCCTGAAAAATCGGCAATTTTTAAGTAACTGTCAATTTAATTCGATAAAACAAATAAGCCTTTTGCTCATTAGAGGTCTGCGTGTCAGGATATTATATATGTAAGGAACGAGTACTCAGGAGTCTTGCAAGGCAGTTGGGGAGGAAACGGTGGAAGAGCTGGAAGCCATATTATAAATTCCCGCAATGACCAGCTCCGCGACATAGCGTTATGAGTTGTCTTCCCGATACAAGCATCTGCATCCATTTACTTCTTATAACGCTCATTCACCTTGGCGTATAGGTCGGCGGGGACAGGGGATTTTACCTCAGGAATCCGGGGTTTGGGAAGTACCCAGTCGAGATAGCCTTTCGCCCAGGCGTAGGCAAGGCCAAAAATGAGGATGCCGATAAAAACGGTCATTTCCCCCATAGCGAACCAGCCCCACTGGCCGTCGGTTTGTTCGATCAACTCTTCGTTCCCGAAAACAACCGACCACGGGAAAAGAAAAAGCAATTCTACTTCGAATAGCACGAATATCAGGGCAACCACATAAAACCGCACGTTGAATTGGATATTCGCATTGCCGAGTGGTTCTTCGCCGGATTCGTAGGTGCTCAGCTTCTCTTCATTGGGATTGTGCGGGCGTAGCAGTTTCGCGACGGTTAGAACGACACCGAGCAGGACCAGGCCGGCGATGATGAAGAGTAATATATAACCGAAGTCGGAAAGCATGATAATGTGCCTGTTTTATGCAAAACTAGGCAAAACGTGCCGGATATCGTGCAGTAAACTATAAAATGCTGAGCAGAATGGTACGGACGCTCAGTCCGATCACCAGTGTACCCACGAGGAGCATCAGGGGCTTCCGCTTGATTCTGCCCACCATCATAGCGCCGAAAGGTGCCGCCATTAAGCCGCCGACAATCAGTCCCAACACAACTTTCCAGCTGTCGACACCGGTAAAAAGCATAAACGTGATGCCACTGGCGAATGCCACCGCAAATTCTGCGGCGTTTACCGACCCGATGGTGTAGCGCGGGTCGCGGCCCTGTCCGAGCAGGGTGGAAGTAACGATGGGCCCCCAGCCACCTCCGCCGATCGAATCGAGGAAGCCGCCGGCCGCTGCCAGTATGCTGATGCGCCTGGTTTTGTTCTTGACGAAGGTTTTTTGTAATGCTTTACGAATGATGATCAGACCCAGCACAAGCATATAAAATGCGATGAACGGCTTGATAAAGTTGCCGTCGATGATGTCGGAAAGCAGGTATGCGCCGGTAATGGAACCCAGCACGCCGGGTATCAGCAGGCCTTTGAACAGCTTTTTATTAATATTCTTGAAACGGAAATGCGAGATCGCCGAGGCGCCGGTTGTAAACATCTCTGCAAAATGAACGCTGGCGCTGCTCACGGCGGGTGTAACCCCAAGGCTCAGCAAAAACGAGTTGGAGGTAACACCGTAGGCCATTCCCAGGGCACCGTCCACCAGCTGCGCAGCCAGTCCTACCAATACGTACAAGGCAAATTCGCCTGTCAGGAAGCCGGTTATCGCTTCTGTGTCTACACTAATAACGCCATTTGTGGCAAGCAGCCCGAGCAGGAGGAGAATGGCGGCAGCCGGAACAATGTACCAGGTCGGTGATGAGGGCAGTTTGAGCGAGAGCACTTTGGCGAGCATACCGTGAATTTTAGAATTTTGGAATAAAGCGTTTACAAAAATAGCAAAACTATTTAATCTACGTAATTGATAGATTATTAAATTTTGCTTAAAGTGTCTCACGGTGACCTCTGATTCTATATTTCACCTGTAACAAAGTCGATGAAATTTTCCTGGTTAATCCAGTGTTTGGCGGCATCGGGATAAGCTTCGACAAATGCTTTCGGAAATTTTACTTTTGTGTCTTTCCATTTGAATTCATAGGCGCTCAATTGATCGTCGGCTATTTCCAGCCAGTCGAGCTCCTGTTGGTCGTAGGTACGCCAGAAGTGTGTAAGGGGTATTTTCCGGGTGTAAGAATTGTATTTTAGTCTCTCCGCGACAAGGTAGTTTTCCCACAATGCGCCGGTGTCCGTGCGCTGGTTCATGGGAAGGAAATTGTTAATCAGGGCGTTTCGGATGCCGTTGTCGAGAAAATACCATTTCGATGATTTGGTCACTTCCTTGCGAAGATTTTTACTATACCCGCCGATACGCGTGATAATGAACACTTTCGCGAACAAATCCAGGTACCGTTCAACGGTATTGCGGTCGATTTGCAGTGTTTTGGATAGCTCGTCATAAGAAACTTCCTGCCCGACCTGGTAAGCAACCAATTGCAGCAGTTGCAACATTTTATGCGAGTAACGAACCTGCTCGAACATCAGGATGTCTTTCAGCAAATAAGCACTGACCAGTTCTTTCAGATAATCGCTTTTAGCTTCGGCAGTTTCGTTTTTTAAAACCTCCGGATAGCTGCCGTAAATCAGTCGTGTTTCCAGTTGCTGCCTGGTCACGAGGTAATTTTCCTCTTTCGATAGCTCCATTTGGGCGATCGGGAAAAGCTGGAAACGAATCTGTCGCCCTACCAATGGCTCGCCGGTTTTATTGGATAACTCAAATGCCGACGAGCCGCTGGCCAGGATGGTCAGTTTCGGAAACGAATCTATAAGCAGTTTAAGGGATTTGCCTATTTCAGGTACAACCTGTGCTTCATCGATGATAAGGAGTTCAATGTCAGCCACCCAACGACGGAACGCTGCCACACGCCTGTCCGACAGCAACGTAACCGTGTCGAGGTCCTCGGCATTGAGAAATAACGTTTTCCCGGTGAATTGTTTTTCCACAGTCCTCATCAAATGCGTTTTTCCCACGCGGCGGGCACCATAGACAATCAGTACCTTGTTCGAAGCTGTTTTATCAGTTATCTGTGAAAAAATATGTCTGGGAAAGTTCATTTTTTCTAAATTGGTTGAATTGACTGAATGAATTTAGCTAAATTTATTGAATACGCTCAATAAATTTAGCTAAATTCATTGAATATCCACCGAATTACATTATAGCCAGATTACCCTTTGCTCGGAAACGTGCCCTTGTCCGATAATGTCCCTGTAAAGTTCCGGCCTGCGGGCCTGGATGTAGCGGTGGCCGCCGGCTTGTTGCAGTTTTTCGGGGGTAAGGGTGGCAATGGTGAAGTCGTTGCCAAGCTTCCGGCATTCGGCGATGATGTCCCCGAACGGATCGAGGATCATGGAGCAACCGTTTTTGAGCTGATCGTCGTCCATACCGATAGGATTGGAAAATATGGCATAAACGGCGTTGTCGTAGGCGCGTGCGGGGAGCCATTTCATCAGCCAGGCGCGGCCTTTGAGACCGTCGAACTCCTGCCGCAGGGATGTGGGGTCGGCTTCGCGGTTGTACCAGAGGGCCGGATCGACAAACCCGGCGCCCGGGCGGGTCGAAGGCGTGCACATGGTTACGTGCGGCATGAAAATAATATCTGCGCCCAGCAGTTTCGTTGCCCTGACATTCTCTATAATATTGTTGTCGTAGCAAATGAGAATGCCGCATTTCCAGCCAAACAGGTCGAAAATTACATATTGATCGCCCGGGGTAAGGTGAGGGTTGATGAACGGATGCAGCTTCCGGTATTTGGCGACCAGGCCATTTTTATCGACGCAAACATAGGCTTTATACATTTTCCCGGCGGCGTCTTTCTCGAATAGGCCCGCGAGCACCACTATGTCGTGCTCGGCTGCGATATCCTGCAACGCGCGAATGCTCGGGCCGTCGGGAATAAGTTCGGCCACTTCAAGTAACTGTTCCCGCGACAAATGCCGCGCAAAAGTGTACCCCGTAATGGAGCATTCATGGAATGCGATGACGTCG harbors:
- a CDS encoding DUF4834 family protein — encoded protein: MKLVFNILFIFLLLIAFVPFFRRFLFHLLVGRQLIKQQERAYRAQQQQERARTKPGGIRVDSTPPNGNESSRFKGGEYVDYEEVK
- the carB gene encoding carbamoyl-phosphate synthase large subunit is translated as MPKNTNINSVLIIGSGPIVIGQACEFDYSGSQAARSLREEGIEVVLINSNPATIMTDPISADHVYLLPLEKKYIVEILEKHKAMGRPIDAVLPTMGGQTALNLAIDCDKAGIWKKYDVDIIGVDIKAIETTEDREKFRLKMLELGVNVCQGRTARSFLEGKEIAQEIGFPLVIRPSFTLGGTGGGFVEKEEDFDKALNNGLHASPVHEVLVEQSVMGWKEYELELLRDSKGNFIIICSIENFDPMGVHTGDSITVAPAMTLPDTLYQQMRDLAIKMMDGIGKFAGGCNVQFSVNPADDKIIAIEINPRVSRSSALASKATGYPIAKIAAKMAIGYNLDELINPITGSTSAFFEPSIDYVIVKVPRWNFDKFKGADRSLGLQMKSVGEAMGIGRNFQEALQKACQSLEIRRNGLGADGRELRDQEAIKHSLAHPSWDRLFHIYDAFKIGLSFKTIQNLTKIDAWFLRQIEELIELEHEIEKYDLEDLPKELLLTAKQKGYADRQIAHLLGTKESKVYDRRKALGIKRVYKCVDTCAAEFEAKTPYYYSTFNTSQEFPDNESVVSDRKKVMVLGSGPNRIGQGIEFDYSCVHGVLAAKEAGYETIMVNCNPETVSTDPDISDKLYFEPVFWEHVFDIIEHEKPEGVIVQLGGQTALKMAEKLDKYGVKIIGTSYHSLDWAEDRGRFSSLLEELGIPYPKFGTVRSSDAAVELSRMLGFPLLVRPSYVLGGQSMKIVINEKELEQHVVKILHDIPDNNILLDHFLEGALEAEADAICDGEDAYIIGIMEHIEPAGIHSGDSHAALPPFDLTEDEIRQIEAHTRKIALAMNVKGLINVQFAVKNGVVYVIEANPRASRTVPFICKAYKEPYVNFATKLMLGDKKVKDFNFKPEKNGWAIKIPVFSFNKFPNVNKELGPEMKSTGEAIYFIKDLEDEFFQKIYGERNLYLSR
- a CDS encoding NADH-quinone oxidoreductase subunit C is translated as MTFQEIADIITNRFPEYTFGADTKNPQPILIVPTEGIAAVCRFLHEDERLYFDYLACITAIDNGAAADTMELIYNITSIPYGLNITLKTVFPRNTAGNALPSVPTVSHIWRTADWHEREAYDLMGILFENHPDLRRILLPEDWEGHPLRKDYDAQERYHGIYVRYGDGKTLEPGNDPDRV
- the nuoB gene encoding NADH-quinone oxidoreductase subunit NuoB; this translates as MSERIKTGDGGIILTNAEDLLNWARLSSLWPMGFGLACCAIEMMATYAANYDLERFGIMPRPSPRQSDVMIVAGTVTFRMADRIRRLYEQMPEPRYVISMGSCSNCGGPYWEHGYHVVKGVDRIIPVDVYVPGCPPRPEALIGGFMKLQEKIRGKQEAVPELFLEMEAADRKTVLS
- a CDS encoding helix-turn-helix transcriptional regulator, whose product is MSATQMASSLEISEEQYHNLETGVEAPTVNTLRRLAEILNSTVPDLLSDQPVRELVQAKPPGHFSAESLSDTDKDTYIKILENQLRALLAEKKGA
- a CDS encoding NADH-quinone oxidoreductase subunit A codes for the protein MLSDFGYILLFIIAGLVLLGVVLTVAKLLRPHNPNEEKLSTYESGEEPLGNANIQFNVRFYVVALIFVLFEVELLFLFPWSVVFGNEELIEQTDGQWGWFAMGEMTVFIGILIFGLAYAWAKGYLDWVLPKPRIPEVKSPVPADLYAKVNERYKK